TGAAGAGCTATTGCAAAATCGATCTAGCTTGGCTTTGGTGATGGGCGATCAAGAAACCGCCGCGATCGTGCAGCGATATCTAGGTGATTTGTATCTATCTTTTGGAAATCTGCCAAAAGCACGCGCTGCGTACCAAGAGTCCTATGATTTTGCTGCTATGCTAGGAGATAATACAAGCTTGCCCCTGCGAGAAGCTTATTACAAATTGCAGGAACTAGAAAGATTGTAAATATTGAACGATTTTGCCTCGCAAATTCTGTCGATGTGTATTTTTTAATTCAGCTAACAAGAACTTGATTTGAGGAGATTGTAACAACACCTCCCTGAATTGGTATAACTTTAAATTAGTATCAGGATGGGCGACACTTAGTGTCGTCCATCCTGATACTAAAACCCTGATATAAAAAACTTAATTTCACTCGATTCTGCTTTTTAATTTAAAAAATTTAGTAAAACCCTAATTTTGCCATGCCAGCGATCGTCGTTCCGCGTCGGTTAGATGTAGCTGTGACCGATCATGCACTCAATGATCTAGCTACTAGAGCGCAGCTATCTGCGCCTACTCAACATGTTCTACCCAATGGAATTAAGATTATTGCCGAACAGATTCCTGTAGATGCGGTCAACCTGAGTATTTGGGTTGATGTTGGCTCTGCCGTAGAGAGCGATGACATCAATGGGATGGCGCATTTCCTTGAACATATGGTTTTCAAGGGTAGCGATCGCCTTGCATTGGGAGAATTTGAACAGGCGATCGAGTCGCACGGTGGCAACACCAATGCGGCAACCAGTCAGGACTACACGCATTTTTATATTAATGTTGCACCTAAAGATTTCGCAAAACTCGCACCCTTGCAACTGGATGTAGTCCTAAAAGCTAGCATTCCCGATGAAGAGTTTCAGCGCGAACGTCATGTGGTGCTAGAGGAAATCCGCCGCAGCGAAGACAATCCCGATCGCCGCATTTATCGCCACATTTCCGAATTGGTATATGAGCAGTTGCCCTATCGCCGTGCGGTATTAGGTCCCGTTGATGTCATTGAAAAAGTCACATCTGAGCAGATGAAAGCTTTCCATCGTCAGTGGTATGCACCGCAAAACATGACGATCGCTGTGGTTGGCAATTTACCCGTGAGCGAGATGATTGGTGTAATTGCTAATTACTTTGAAGGAGATGCGATCGCCGATAAACCTCAGCCTAAGACTTTCACTCCCGAAAAGCCCTTTACAGAAATTGTGCGGCGCGAAGTAACTGATACCAGTCTCAAGCAAGCCCGATTGAGCATGACATGGCGCGTTTCTGGCTTGACAGAGCTATCAGAAACCTATCCTCTGAGTATTCTGGCAAATATTCTCGGTAGTGGACGTACTTCGCGGATGGTACAGGACTTACGCGAAAATCGCCGCATCGTTGATCGCATTTCTGTCAGTAATTCGGCAATGCGTTGGCAGGGCAATTTCCAAGTATTTGCCAAGTTAAATGTGGAGGATGTAGCGATCGTGGAGGAAGCAATTCGTGAGCATATCCGCCAACTCCATGAAGTACCTGTCACCGATGAGGAACTCGCCAAAATTCGCACTCAAGTCAGTAATCGCTTTATCTTCGGCAATGAGTCACCGAAGGAACGAGCAGGTATATACGGCTATTACGATCGCATTGTCGGTTCCCTAGAGCCAGCTTTAAATTATCCCGATTTAATCAAATCCATCACCAAAGAGGACATCCAGGCCGCCGTTCGCAAATACCTCAATCCTGATGCCTACGGTATTTTGATTGTCAAACCTTAAGTGTGAAATTGTGCGATCGCTATGCTTAAACACATCAGCATCAAAGGCTTTAAATCAATTAAAGAACTAGATTTAGATTTATCTTCCATTAACGTTTTAATTGGCGCGAATGGTTCAGGTAAATCTAATTTTATTTCTTTTTTTAAGTTGCTAAATTGGATGATGAAACCATCTGGGCAATTACAATTTTTTGTAGCTAGATCAGGTGGAGCAGACTGTTTTTTGTTTGAAGGAGCCGCAGTTACCCCCCAAATTGAAGCTGAATTGAACTTTGAGTCTAACTCTAGAAAAAATGACTATTCTCTGAGACTTTTTCATGCAGCGGCAGATACTTTTATATTTGCTGAAGAGAAATACCGCTTTTCTCAGAACACAGCCAAGCATTGGGTAGATTGGAATTCTCTAGATGCAGGACATAAAGAATCAAAACTACTTGACATCAAACTATATAACCAAGAGGCTAAAAATCTCTATAGTCTAATACAATCACTTAATGTATATCAATTTCACGATACAACAGAAACTGCAAGTATTAAACATAGATCGAGTATCAATGATAATCACTATCTTAAAGAGGATGCTGGAAATTTAGCCCCCTTTCTTCTAAGAATCAGAGAAAAAGAGCCTCGTTATTATCAAAGAATTGTAGAAACAATTAGACAAATTGCTCCATTCTTTGCGGATTTCATATTTCCTGGAGGAGATAATCCGTTGCTTTTACAATGGGCAGAAAAAGGTAGTGGGTTACTTTTTAGTCCTGATCAAGCATCGGATGGAACATTAAGAGTAATGGCTTTAGTGACGCTTTTATTACAACCTCCTGACAGTCTGCCTGATGTTTTGATTTTAGATGAGCCAGAATTAGGGTTACATCCCTATGCTATTAATATTATCGGTAGCTTAATTAATAGTGTTTCCAATCGCTGCCAAGTGATTTTAGCAACTCAATCACCATTATTAGTAGATTGTTTTGAGCCAGAAGATATTATTGTTGTTGAAAGAAATGACCGAGAATCTTCTTTTAAAAGATTAGTTGAAGCAGATCTAGAAGATTGGCTAGAAGAATATTCATTGTCTGAGCTATGGAATAAAAATGTAATTGGTGGGAGACCATAGCTGATGGTTATTCTAAATATTCTTGTAGAAGGAGCAACAGAGGAAACATTTGTTAAAAACATTTTGCGCCCACATTTAAAACAGCTAAATATTAATATTAAATATAGTTTAGTACCAACAAATAGATCTAAGGGCATAGCAGGAGGAGTAGCTAACTATGCAAAAGTTAAAAATGAAATTAATCGTTTGTTAAAAGAGAGAAATAGTCAACCAGTAATACTTACAACAATGTTTGATCTATATGCATTACCAAATGATTTTCCAGAATTTGAAAAAGCCAATAAAATATTAGATTCTTGTCTCAAAGTTAAAGCATTAGAATCTGCTTTTGCCAAGGATATTAATCATTATCAATTTATACCCTATATTCAATTACATGAATTTGAAGCTTTAATATTTACTGATCTTGAAGAGTTGTATAAAGACTTTCCTGAAAATGAACAATACAAAAAAGATATTAATCGCCTGTTAATGGAATGTAACAGGTATTCTTCTCCAGAATTAATTAACCAAGGTGTAACTACGGCTCCTTCTAAAAGACTTGAAAAAGTTATTCCAAAGTACAAAAAATTAAAAACCAGTTTAGCGCCTCAAGTAGTTGAAAAAATTGGGTTAGTAAAAATCAGAGAAAAATGTCCGCATTTTAATCAATGGATTACACAGCTAGAAAACTTGCAAATCTGATCCAAATCACGATATATGCCAAAATGAGAACACTGAAGATATTGATTTAGCCATGCAGCAGTTACTTTACATCGAGATCCCTACGCCTCAAGTTGCAGCCGTGAAAACATGGCTCCAGACTGAGTACCAACCTCCCTTTGGGAAAAAATCCGTTGCTAAGCATGGCTTTATCCTCGATCGCCAAAATCGTTCAGGTGCGATCGCGCAATTATCAGTATTTATCTGGACATTGCAGCGCACGACCTACCTCAAAATATTCCGATGGTCGGATGAGGTCATGGATGGGGAAAAGGAATTTCTTGAGCATTTTACGAAAGCAGTGCGTCAAGCTTTTCCCTACGAGTTTAAACAGCCACCTGCGATCACCCCAAATCAATCAATTTTTGAAGCCTTAGCTGAGGAATATCCGCTTACGGTTAAATTCTTTCAACGAATTCCCAATGGGGAATATGATCTCAATCGCGTCTACTGGTGGGAAAAGCGCTGGCGGGAGAGTGTTAAAAATCCCGAAACTCCCAAGCAAGTAATTTTTGAAGATTCACAGACTAATTCTGCGAAACCAGAAGTGATCTATGACATCGTGTATCTGGGTGGAGCATTGGGCGCGATCCATGCAGCAATGATGGCGAAGTTGGGCTATCGCGTTTGCTTAGTCGAGCGCATTCCCTTTGGGCGGATGAATCGGGAATGGAATATCTCTCGCGCTGAATTTCAGAATCTCATCGATTTTGGACTCTTCACGAAGGAAGAATTTGAAGCGATGATTACAGCGGAATATGTGGATGGATTTAACAAATTCTTTGATAGCAATAATCCACCGCATCTGAAGGCTAAGGTGTTGCATACACCTACGGTGCTAAATATTGCGATCGATACTAATCGTTTGTTGGAAATTTGTAGCAAGAAATTACATCAGTATGGCGCGGTAATTTGCGATCGCACCGAGTTCCAAAAGGTAGTAATTAACGATCATGGCACGACTATCTTTGCGAAGAACTTGGAAACCAATGCCGAGGTAATTCTCAATTCGCGCTTAGTAATTGATGCAATGGGATCAGCTTCAGCGATCGCGCAGCAACTCAATGCAGGACAAGCCTTTGATAGCGTCTGTCCCACTGTGGGCGCAGTTTTGGAGGGCATTGATAAACAGGTTTGGGATTCCCAATATGGAGATGTTCTGTTTAGTCATGGCGATATTTCGCGAGGACGGCAATTAATTTGGGAACTCTTTCCCGCAGAGAAAGATGAACTAACGATTTATCTGTTCCATTATCATCAAGTCCATCCCGAAAACCCGGGATCTTTACTGGAAATGTATGAGGACTTCTTCACGATTTTGCCTGAATATCGTCGTTGTGACATGGAGAGACTGACTTGGAAGAAGGCAACCTTTGGCTATATCACAGGACATTACAGCCTCAATGAGGATTCTAAAAAATGTGCCTTTGATCGAATTCTAGCGATCGGTGATGCTGCCTCTTTGCAATCGCCCTTAGTCTTTACGGGCTTTGGTTCCCTCGTTCGCAATTTGCCCCGCTTAGCTACTTTGTTGGATACTGCACTAAAACATGATTTGCTCAAAGCCGATGATCTGAGCCAGATTAATGCCTATCAAAGCAATATTGCGGTTACATGGCTATTTTCAAAAGGAATGATGGTTCCCACAGGAATGCACTTGCCCCCTGAGCGAGTGAACTCGATGCTAAATACTTTCTTTGGACTGCTTGCCGATGAGCCACAACCCGTCAGCGATCGCTTTATCAAAGATCGCCTCAATTGGTTAATGTTTAACCGCCTTGCTCTCATCGCAGCCTTTAAAAATCCGAAATTAGTACTTTGGATTTTGGAAATGGCAGGGATACAGGACTTACTGAAATGGCTATCTAGCTATGGATCCTTTACCCATAATTCTTTTGCTAATGCGATTTTGGGTGGATGGATGCCCCAACTAATCCGCAGTTGTCAAGCATGGCTAGAACCTACTAATCCGCGTCTGTGGTTGCGGTTGCTCAGTTGGAGTTATGCCATTAACTATTCCGTGGGCAAACCTCGCTAGAGTTTCTACTTAGCATTTATTACTGTTATCCCTCAGGGTGACAGTAAATCCATCACCTAACTTAACAGCAATGATTTGATAAAAGTAGTTAGAGTTTACGGGATAATTAATTGTCTCATCTAAGGTATGCCCTGTTTCTACTACATCAACTAATTTCTGAAATAGATCTGGTTTAACTCGCTCAAGAAATTTTCTGAGCACTAATTTACCAATTAAATCTTCGCGACTGCGATCGAATAGTTTGGCAATCACAGGATTAACAACAAGACATCGAAAGTCCACAATGTCGCCTGTGGTCGGATCGCGAACTGCTTGCACGGCAGCGATCCCATCAAGCACACTATTGAGAACACTCGTAAGTAAAGCTCGCGACTGATACAACATTTCTTCGGTTTCTTTCCGTCGAGAAATCTCATCCTGTAAGGCTTGTTTTTGCCTTTGAATTGTTAATTGATTTTCGAGGCGAACGACAACTTCTTCGCTCTGAAAAGGCTTGGCAATATAATCAACTCCCCCTGACCAAAAAGCCTTCACTTTGTCAAAAACATCATCGAGGGCACTGATAAAAATCACAGGGATATCACGTAAATCTTCGTCAGCTTTAAAGGCTTGACATACTTGATAGCCATCCATTTCTGGCATCTTAATATCTAAAAGAATTAAATCAGGGCGCTTTACCTTCGCCGTTTTAAGAGCCATACGTCCACTAGTTACACTTCGCACACTGTAGCCTAGGGTTGTCAATAAATCACTGAGGAGTTGCAAATTTTCGGGTAGATCATCTACCAAGAGAATATTACCTGTGATTTCAAGCGAAGGATTGTAGCTCATGAATTAGTAGGTTTAAGATAATAGAGGTTCAACTAAATCGATTAATTTCTCAAATTGGAAATTACGAACAAGTTTTGTTAGCGATCGCACCAGAAGGGTTTCTGTTTCTGAAATTTCTCCAATTAGTTTCATTACTAGATCCTTATCAGCTTCAAGAGATGCTTCGTATAATTGGTTTAGCCATTTACTAGGCATTATTTTTAAATTATCAGATGTTAGGGGTATTTCTGTGGAAATATCCATTTCATGCTCATAATTGGGGTTTGTTTCGTATATATATTCCACCCCAAGATGTTTAGCAAGTGTATCAAAAATTATTTGTTCATTAAATGGTTTCCGCAGAAAATCGTCACACCCTGTTGATAGTACCACTGCTTTTTCCTCTTCTAAAACACTAGCAGTGAGGGCGATTACGGCTGTCGCATTACCTTTAGTTGTAGATTTAATATATTTAGTTGCCTCA
The sequence above is drawn from the Pseudanabaena yagii GIHE-NHR1 genome and encodes:
- a CDS encoding M16 family metallopeptidase, with the protein product MPAIVVPRRLDVAVTDHALNDLATRAQLSAPTQHVLPNGIKIIAEQIPVDAVNLSIWVDVGSAVESDDINGMAHFLEHMVFKGSDRLALGEFEQAIESHGGNTNAATSQDYTHFYINVAPKDFAKLAPLQLDVVLKASIPDEEFQRERHVVLEEIRRSEDNPDRRIYRHISELVYEQLPYRRAVLGPVDVIEKVTSEQMKAFHRQWYAPQNMTIAVVGNLPVSEMIGVIANYFEGDAIADKPQPKTFTPEKPFTEIVRREVTDTSLKQARLSMTWRVSGLTELSETYPLSILANILGSGRTSRMVQDLRENRRIVDRISVSNSAMRWQGNFQVFAKLNVEDVAIVEEAIREHIRQLHEVPVTDEELAKIRTQVSNRFIFGNESPKERAGIYGYYDRIVGSLEPALNYPDLIKSITKEDIQAAVRKYLNPDAYGILIVKP
- a CDS encoding AAA family ATPase, with amino-acid sequence MLKHISIKGFKSIKELDLDLSSINVLIGANGSGKSNFISFFKLLNWMMKPSGQLQFFVARSGGADCFLFEGAAVTPQIEAELNFESNSRKNDYSLRLFHAAADTFIFAEEKYRFSQNTAKHWVDWNSLDAGHKESKLLDIKLYNQEAKNLYSLIQSLNVYQFHDTTETASIKHRSSINDNHYLKEDAGNLAPFLLRIREKEPRYYQRIVETIRQIAPFFADFIFPGGDNPLLLQWAEKGSGLLFSPDQASDGTLRVMALVTLLLQPPDSLPDVLILDEPELGLHPYAINIIGSLINSVSNRCQVILATQSPLLVDCFEPEDIIVVERNDRESSFKRLVEADLEDWLEEYSLSELWNKNVIGGRP
- a CDS encoding DUF4276 family protein, with the translated sequence MVILNILVEGATEETFVKNILRPHLKQLNINIKYSLVPTNRSKGIAGGVANYAKVKNEINRLLKERNSQPVILTTMFDLYALPNDFPEFEKANKILDSCLKVKALESAFAKDINHYQFIPYIQLHEFEALIFTDLEELYKDFPENEQYKKDINRLLMECNRYSSPELINQGVTTAPSKRLEKVIPKYKKLKTSLAPQVVEKIGLVKIREKCPHFNQWITQLENLQI
- a CDS encoding NAD(P)/FAD-dependent oxidoreductase, coding for MQQLLYIEIPTPQVAAVKTWLQTEYQPPFGKKSVAKHGFILDRQNRSGAIAQLSVFIWTLQRTTYLKIFRWSDEVMDGEKEFLEHFTKAVRQAFPYEFKQPPAITPNQSIFEALAEEYPLTVKFFQRIPNGEYDLNRVYWWEKRWRESVKNPETPKQVIFEDSQTNSAKPEVIYDIVYLGGALGAIHAAMMAKLGYRVCLVERIPFGRMNREWNISRAEFQNLIDFGLFTKEEFEAMITAEYVDGFNKFFDSNNPPHLKAKVLHTPTVLNIAIDTNRLLEICSKKLHQYGAVICDRTEFQKVVINDHGTTIFAKNLETNAEVILNSRLVIDAMGSASAIAQQLNAGQAFDSVCPTVGAVLEGIDKQVWDSQYGDVLFSHGDISRGRQLIWELFPAEKDELTIYLFHYHQVHPENPGSLLEMYEDFFTILPEYRRCDMERLTWKKATFGYITGHYSLNEDSKKCAFDRILAIGDAASLQSPLVFTGFGSLVRNLPRLATLLDTALKHDLLKADDLSQINAYQSNIAVTWLFSKGMMVPTGMHLPPERVNSMLNTFFGLLADEPQPVSDRFIKDRLNWLMFNRLALIAAFKNPKLVLWILEMAGIQDLLKWLSSYGSFTHNSFANAILGGWMPQLIRSCQAWLEPTNPRLWLRLLSWSYAINYSVGKPR
- a CDS encoding response regulator, with the protein product MSYNPSLEITGNILLVDDLPENLQLLSDLLTTLGYSVRSVTSGRMALKTAKVKRPDLILLDIKMPEMDGYQVCQAFKADEDLRDIPVIFISALDDVFDKVKAFWSGGVDYIAKPFQSEEVVVRLENQLTIQRQKQALQDEISRRKETEEMLYQSRALLTSVLNSVLDGIAAVQAVRDPTTGDIVDFRCLVVNPVIAKLFDRSREDLIGKLVLRKFLERVKPDLFQKLVDVVETGHTLDETINYPVNSNYFYQIIAVKLGDGFTVTLRDNSNKC